A stretch of Bos indicus isolate NIAB-ARS_2022 breed Sahiwal x Tharparkar chromosome 24, NIAB-ARS_B.indTharparkar_mat_pri_1.0, whole genome shotgun sequence DNA encodes these proteins:
- the ARK2C gene encoding E3 ubiquitin-protein ligase ARK2C encodes MVLVHVGYLVLPVFGSVRNRGAPFQRSQLPHATSCRHFHLGPPQPQQLAPDFPLAHPVQSQPGLSAHMAPAHQHSGALHQSLTPLPTLQFQDVTGPSFLPQALHQQYLLQQQLLEAQHRRLVSHPRRSQERVSVHPHRLHPSFDFGHQLQTPQPRYLAEGTDWDLSVDAGLSSAQFQVRPVPQHYQHYLATLRMHHFPRNSSSTQMVVHEIRNYPYPQLHFLALQGLNPSRHTSAVRESYEELLQLEDRLGNVTRGAVQNTIERFTFPHKYKKRRPQDGKGKKEEGEESDTDEKCTICLSLLEDGEDVRRLPCMHLFHQLCVDQWLAMSKKCPICRVDIETQLGADS; translated from the exons GTGCCCCCTTTCAAAGGTCTCAGCTTCCTCACGCTACCTCCTGCCGGCACTTCCACCTGGGCCCCCCGCAGCCGCAGCAGCTCGCTCCCGACTTCCCCCTGGCCCACCCCGTGCAGTCGCAGCCGGGCCTCAGCGCCCACATGGCCCCGGCCCACCAGCACAGCGGCGCCCTGCACCAGTCGCTGACCCCGCTGCCCACCCTGCAGTTCCAGGACGTCACAGGTCCCTCCTTCCTACCTCAGGCCCTGCACCAGCAATACCTcctgcagcagcagctcctggaaGCCCAGCACCGCCGGCTTGTCTCGCACCCCAG GCGGAGTCAGGAGCGCGTGTCTGTCCATCCCCACCGCCTCCACCCCAGCTTCGACTTCGGCCACCAACTACAGACACCTCAGCCCAGGTATTTGGCTGAGGGCACTGACTG GGATCTCAGTGTGGACGCCGGCTTGAGCTCTGCTCAGTTCCAGGTGCGGCCCGTCCCTCAGCACTATCAGCATTACCTAGCAACTCTTCGAATGCACCATTTCCCCCGAAACTCCTCCTCCACGCAGATG GTCGTCCACGAAATCCGAAACTACCCTTACCCTCAGCTTCACTTCCTTGCTCTCCAGGGACTGAATCCCAGCAGACACACCTCCGCTGTGCGGGAGAGCTATGAG GAGCTGCTGCAGCTCGAGGACAGGCTGGGAAACGTGACTCGGGGGGCAGTACAGAACACCATCGAGAGGTTCACCTTCCCCCACAAGTACAAGAAG CGAAGACCCCAGGATGGGAAGggcaagaaggaggagggagaggagtcaGACACCGATGAGAAATGCACGATCTGCCTGTCTCTGCTGGAAGATGGGGAAGATGTGAG GCGCCTCCCCTGTATGCATCTCTTTCATCAACTGTGTGTGGACCAGTGGCTCGCCATGAGCAAGAAATGCCCCATCTGCCGAGTGGACATTGAGACACAACTGGGAGCCGACAGCTGA
- the LOC109578002 gene encoding large ribosomal subunit protein eL39-like: MSSHKTFRIKRFLAKKQKQNRPIPQWIRVKTGNKIRYHSKRRHWRRTQLGL, encoded by the coding sequence ATGTCGTCTCACAAGACTTTCAGGATCAAGCGATTCCTggccaagaaacaaaagcagaatcgTCCCATTCCTCAATGGATTCGAGTGAAAACTGGCAATAAAATCAGGTACCACTCCAAGAGAAGACATTGGAGAAGAACCCAGCTGGGTCTATAA